Proteins from one Clostridia bacterium genomic window:
- a CDS encoding response regulator transcription factor, protein MSKITVLVVDDHPLLREGLIKILSLDEAIEVVGEAGDGETGIKLADELEPQIVLLDINLPKVNGIIACKIIKERHPETQVIVLTVCEDERQVLEIVRAGANGYLLKDVEPQVLLQSVKDAASGKSPLHPKIAGTVLQQFGKLAQAVEDNQGTLLTSREREIIQLIAKGATNRTIAKTLFISEKIVKNHVTNIFRKLNAADRTEAVVKAMEKRII, encoded by the coding sequence TTGAGCAAGATCACCGTCCTGGTCGTGGATGACCATCCTCTCTTGCGAGAGGGGCTGATCAAGATTCTTTCCCTTGATGAAGCGATTGAAGTAGTAGGCGAAGCAGGCGACGGGGAAACAGGTATCAAACTGGCCGATGAACTCGAACCCCAGATTGTGTTGCTTGATATTAATCTCCCTAAGGTGAACGGCATCATCGCCTGCAAGATCATCAAAGAAAGGCACCCGGAGACGCAGGTTATAGTGCTGACCGTCTGTGAAGATGAGAGGCAAGTTCTGGAGATCGTGCGGGCCGGGGCCAACGGCTATCTCTTGAAAGACGTAGAACCACAAGTCCTGCTGCAGTCGGTGAAAGATGCCGCTTCCGGGAAATCACCGCTGCACCCGAAAATCGCCGGGACGGTGCTGCAGCAGTTCGGCAAGCTGGCCCAAGCCGTGGAAGATAATCAAGGCACGCTTCTTACCAGCAGGGAAAGAGAGATCATCCAGCTCATTGCCAAGGGAGCCACGAACCGGACCATTGCGAAAACGCTGTTTATCAGTGAAAAGATCGTAAAAAACCATGTGACCAATATTTTCCGCAAACTCAACGCGGCGGACCGGACGGAAGCGGTGGTGAAAGCGATGGAAAAACGCATTATCTAG